The following are from one region of the Klebsiella aerogenes genome:
- the hpf gene encoding ribosome hibernation promoting factor — protein MQLNITGHNVEITPALRDFVTSKFGKLEQFFDRINQVYIVLKVEKVTQIADANLHVNGGEIHASAEGQDMYAAIDGLIDKLARQLTKHKDKLKQH, from the coding sequence ATGCAGCTCAACATTACAGGACACAACGTCGAAATCACTCCCGCCCTGCGCGACTTCGTCACCTCGAAGTTCGGCAAACTGGAGCAGTTTTTCGATAGGATCAATCAGGTCTATATTGTGTTAAAAGTAGAGAAGGTGACGCAAATCGCGGATGCCAATTTGCATGTCAACGGCGGCGAAATCCATGCCAGCGCGGAAGGGCAGGATATGTATGCCGCTATCGATGGCCTCATCGATAAGCTGGCAAGACAGTTAACAAAACATAAAGATAAACTGAAACAACACTAA
- the rpoN gene encoding RNA polymerase factor sigma-54 — MKQGLQLRLSQQLAMTPQLQQAIRLLQLSTLELQQELQQALESNPLLEQTDLHEEVETQETEDRESLDTVDALEQKEMPEELPLDASWDEIYTAGTPSGNGVDYQDDELPIYQGETTQSLQDYLMWQVELTPFTDTDRAIATSIVDAVDDTGYLTIPVLDIVDSIEDDDIGIEEVEAVLKRVQRFDPVGVAAKDLRDCLLIQLSQFAKETPWLEEAQLIISEHLDLLANHDFRSLMRVTRLKEEVLKEAVCLIQSLDPRPGQSIQTSEPEYVIPDVLVRKSSGRWVVELNSDSIPRLKINQQYAAMGSNARNDADSQFIRSNLQEARWLIKSLESRNDTLLRVSRCIVEQQQAFFEQGEEFMKPMVLADIAQAVEMHESTISRVTTQKYLHSPRGIFELKYFFSSHVNTEGGGEASSTAIRALVKKLIAAENPAKPLSDSKLTTMLSDQGIMVARRTVAKYRESLSIPPSNQRKQLV, encoded by the coding sequence ATGAAGCAAGGTTTGCAATTAAGGCTAAGCCAACAGCTTGCCATGACGCCTCAACTGCAGCAGGCTATCCGCTTGTTGCAGTTGTCCACGTTAGAACTCCAGCAAGAACTCCAGCAAGCTCTGGAGAGTAACCCGTTGCTCGAGCAAACCGATCTTCACGAAGAGGTTGAAACCCAAGAAACCGAGGACCGCGAGTCCCTGGATACCGTTGACGCGCTCGAACAGAAAGAGATGCCGGAAGAGCTCCCGCTGGACGCCAGTTGGGATGAGATCTACACCGCCGGCACGCCATCGGGCAATGGCGTCGACTATCAGGATGACGAACTACCTATCTATCAGGGTGAAACTACGCAAAGCCTGCAGGATTACCTGATGTGGCAGGTGGAACTCACCCCCTTCACCGACACCGACCGTGCCATTGCCACTTCGATCGTCGACGCCGTTGACGATACCGGCTACCTCACCATTCCTGTTCTGGATATCGTCGACAGCATTGAAGACGACGACATTGGCATTGAGGAAGTCGAAGCGGTTCTCAAACGCGTACAGCGCTTTGATCCGGTCGGCGTCGCCGCCAAGGATCTGCGCGACTGCCTGTTAATCCAACTTTCACAGTTTGCGAAAGAGACGCCGTGGTTGGAAGAAGCTCAGTTGATCATCAGCGAACATCTCGATCTGCTGGCCAATCACGACTTCCGCAGCCTGATGCGCGTGACCCGGTTGAAAGAAGAGGTGCTGAAAGAAGCGGTATGCCTGATCCAGTCACTGGATCCGCGCCCAGGCCAGTCCATTCAGACCAGCGAGCCGGAATACGTCATCCCGGACGTACTGGTGCGCAAGAGCAGCGGTCGCTGGGTCGTCGAGCTCAACTCCGACAGCATTCCGCGCCTGAAGATCAACCAGCAATACGCCGCGATGGGCAGCAACGCGCGCAATGACGCCGACAGCCAGTTTATCCGCAGTAACCTGCAGGAAGCCCGCTGGCTGATCAAGAGCCTTGAGAGCCGTAACGACACCCTGCTGCGCGTCAGCCGCTGCATCGTTGAACAGCAGCAAGCCTTCTTTGAACAGGGCGAAGAGTTTATGAAACCGATGGTACTGGCGGATATCGCCCAGGCCGTCGAGATGCACGAATCGACGATTTCACGCGTTACCACACAAAAATATCTGCACAGTCCGCGCGGTATTTTTGAATTGAAGTATTTCTTCTCCAGCCACGTGAATACCGAAGGCGGCGGCGAGGCATCGTCCACCGCAATTCGCGCGCTGGTGAAGAAGTTAATCGCCGCGGAAAACCCCGCGAAGCCGTTGAGCGACAGCAAGCTCACCACCATGCTCTCCGATCAGGGTATTATGGTGGCGCGCCGCACTGTTGCTAAGTACCGAGAGTCTTTATCCATTCCGCCGTCAAACCAGCGCAAACAGCTGGTTTGA